A stretch of the Candidatus Saccharimonadales bacterium genome encodes the following:
- the rnpA gene encoding ribonuclease P protein component, whose product MIIRAHRFHGYNALRHAYGRGQTVRGPLLAVKYLHNPKRSSYRAAVVVSRKVHKSAVVRGRIRRRIYEVIRGQEAHIAAPYDIIITVFSEQLATMPAAELCEAVIQQLERAGIVSAVGTSSHLRPDGQSRAIVDSKERT is encoded by the coding sequence ATGATCATCCGCGCACATAGATTCCATGGTTATAACGCGCTCCGTCACGCTTATGGCCGTGGCCAGACCGTCCGCGGACCGCTTTTGGCTGTCAAATATCTACATAACCCCAAGCGGTCATCGTATCGAGCCGCCGTAGTAGTTAGTCGTAAGGTTCACAAGTCAGCTGTCGTGCGTGGGCGGATACGGCGCAGAATATATGAAGTTATCAGGGGTCAGGAAGCGCACATAGCTGCGCCGTACGATATTATTATTACTGTCTTTAGCGAACAGCTTGCCACGATGCCAGCGGCTGAACTGTGCGAGGCGGTTATTCAGCAGCTCGAGCGGGCCGGTATCGTATCAGCCGTAGGTACTAGCTCACACCTTCGGCCAGATGGACAATCGCGTGCTATAGTAGATAGTAAGGAGCGCACTTAA
- the rpmH gene encoding 50S ribosomal protein L34 has translation MPKRTYQPKKRHRSRVHGFMKRMATRAGRSLLQRRRNKGRRKLSA, from the coding sequence ATGCCAAAGCGAACCTACCAACCAAAAAAGCGCCACCGATCACGAGTTCATGGCTTTATGAAGCGCATGGCGACTCGCGCTGGCCGTTCGCTTTTGCAGCGCCGCCGCAACAAGGGCCGCCGCAAGCTATCAGCGTAG
- the dnaA gene encoding chromosomal replication initiator protein DnaA translates to MHSGNLWQAVLGEIELSVSRGNFMTWFKPTQLLKCDNDVAIIGVPNVFIRQQLERKYTTLIVETLQKNGVTPEKIEYKIYTSAAKKQPAEDPMTLQDNRPQQLTPAPRPADAMARPASKYSTDYKSTPLASSTSGGGSGHTTYRQGLNERYTFENFIEGSGNELAYAACQAIATSPGTKYNPLFLYGGVGIGKTHLMQAVGNAVLANNRSARIVYVSSEQFLQEFVTALRFKKISDFTEVYRTADVLIVDDVQFIAGKEKAQEEFFHTFNTLHQGNKQIIISSDKPPSDIPGLEDRLRSRFVWGMSIDMQIPDFETRCAIIQTKASTHAVELPPDVVEYLASHIQTNIRELEGALNQLLAFCEMRAIEPNLAIVSGLLGSAKTRPKHISAKQIIERTARHFSISVDEILSAKRDKDIVMPRQVAMYILRSELHLSFPKIARELGRKDHTTAIHSVEKIEKEIHVDNTIREAINDIKELLYA, encoded by the coding sequence ATGCATTCGGGTAATTTGTGGCAGGCCGTACTGGGCGAGATCGAACTTTCGGTTTCCCGCGGTAATTTTATGACATGGTTCAAGCCGACACAGCTACTAAAGTGCGACAACGATGTGGCGATCATCGGCGTCCCGAACGTCTTTATCCGACAGCAGCTGGAACGTAAATACACGACGCTGATCGTTGAAACACTGCAAAAGAACGGCGTCACGCCGGAAAAGATCGAATACAAGATTTATACCTCTGCCGCCAAAAAACAACCTGCCGAAGATCCGATGACACTGCAAGACAACCGACCGCAGCAGCTGACGCCTGCCCCGAGACCAGCTGACGCCATGGCCCGGCCCGCTTCCAAATACAGCACTGATTATAAATCAACCCCGCTCGCCAGCTCGACAAGCGGCGGCGGTTCCGGGCATACAACTTACCGCCAAGGCCTCAACGAACGCTACACCTTCGAAAATTTTATTGAAGGCTCCGGCAACGAACTTGCTTACGCCGCCTGCCAGGCGATTGCGACCAGCCCTGGTACCAAATACAACCCGTTGTTTCTATACGGCGGTGTCGGCATCGGCAAGACACACCTGATGCAGGCTGTCGGTAATGCCGTACTGGCGAATAACCGCTCGGCTCGTATCGTCTATGTCTCAAGCGAACAATTTCTGCAGGAATTCGTAACGGCACTGCGGTTCAAGAAAATATCTGACTTTACAGAGGTGTACCGGACAGCCGATGTATTGATTGTCGATGATGTGCAGTTTATTGCCGGCAAAGAAAAGGCTCAGGAAGAGTTTTTCCATACCTTTAACACCCTTCATCAGGGAAACAAGCAGATTATTATCAGCAGCGATAAACCGCCGTCCGACATTCCGGGGCTCGAAGATCGCCTGCGATCAAGATTTGTCTGGGGTATGAGTATTGATATGCAAATTCCGGATTTTGAAACTCGCTGCGCAATCATTCAGACCAAAGCCAGCACCCATGCCGTTGAGCTGCCGCCGGACGTAGTTGAATACCTAGCGAGTCACATACAGACGAACATCCGCGAACTCGAGGGTGCACTCAACCAGTTGTTGGCGTTTTGTGAAATGCGCGCCATCGAACCCAACCTAGCTATTGTCAGCGGGCTGCTTGGCAGCGCTAAGACACGCCCGAAGCACATCAGCGCCAAACAGATCATCGAGCGGACTGCCCGGCACTTTTCCATCAGCGTCGATGAAATCTTGAGCGCCAAACGTGATAAGGACATCGTTATGCCCCGGCAAGTCGCGATGTATATCCTGCGCAGCGAACTGCACCTCAGCTTTCCGAAGATTGCCCGTGAACTCGGCCGCAAGGATCATACTACCGCTATTCACTCAGTTGAAAAGATCGAGAAGGAAATCCACGTCGACAATACTATCCGTGAGGCTATCAACGATATCAAGGAACTGCTGTATGCATAA
- a CDS encoding R3H domain-containing nucleic acid-binding protein: MTADDSVQTDEDGTAGAPAASYKHDSIDEAILFARKYLEDILSFFGINTDVHATTEDDEVIELDIPSTHLNGFLIGQHGDTMRALQFVVSSALKNNNYRYTRVNVDVAAYKKQRADRLAETAQDWIKIVQDSGEPYALRPMNAADRRIVHKVAGEAGLTTESVGEGRERHIILKPAAIDDDKTSAATEEE, encoded by the coding sequence ATGACTGCAGACGATAGCGTACAGACAGACGAAGACGGCACAGCTGGAGCTCCCGCAGCGAGCTACAAGCACGATTCAATTGACGAAGCGATATTATTTGCCCGCAAGTACCTCGAAGACATCCTGTCGTTTTTCGGTATCAATACTGACGTACACGCGACAACTGAGGATGATGAGGTCATCGAGCTCGACATACCATCGACGCATCTGAACGGATTTCTGATCGGTCAGCATGGTGATACGATGCGAGCCTTACAGTTTGTCGTCAGCAGTGCACTCAAGAACAATAATTACCGCTACACCCGCGTCAATGTTGACGTCGCTGCCTACAAAAAGCAGCGGGCCGATCGGCTGGCAGAAACTGCCCAGGATTGGATTAAAATTGTCCAGGATAGCGGTGAGCCCTATGCTTTAAGGCCGATGAACGCCGCCGATAGACGAATCGTCCATAAAGTAGCGGGGGAAGCGGGCCTCACTACCGAATCAGTTGGCGAAGGACGTGAGCGGCATATTATACTAAAGCCAGCGGCAATTGATGACGACAAAACTTCTGCAGCTACTGAAGAGGAGTAA
- a CDS encoding glycosyltransferase family 1 protein, with product MSHIVIDAREYTTTTGRYMYRLLQYLDKIDAMQATGHEYTVLLKPRDMRVYEFVSPRFRKVTCPHQEFTFDEQLGLLGQIQDLKPDLVHFGMVQQPIGYHGLSVTTMHDLTTIRFRNPSKNVVSFTIKQQIYKGVNKYVARKSAVILTPTDFVKQDIVNYTGVKPDKITVTYEAADKIEDIPEPVSAVAGKRFVMYLGRPLPHKNLGRLIDAFELLKQTQPDLMLVLAGKTDPLYEQHYEDVQKRRISDVIFTGFVSEGQLRWLYENCQAYVFPTLSEGFGLPGLEAMIHGAPVVSSNATCLPEVYGDAAHYFDPLDVPAIAKAMNDVLTNQKLRNGLIQKGGLQAAGYSWERMARQTLDVYNKALGA from the coding sequence ATGAGCCACATCGTTATAGACGCCCGAGAATATACGACGACAACTGGTCGCTACATGTATCGGCTGCTGCAGTATCTCGATAAAATCGATGCCATGCAGGCGACCGGCCATGAATATACTGTTTTGCTTAAGCCGCGCGATATGAGGGTCTACGAATTCGTTAGCCCCCGATTTCGTAAAGTCACGTGCCCTCACCAGGAATTTACATTCGATGAGCAGCTCGGCCTACTTGGACAGATCCAAGACCTGAAGCCTGATCTCGTGCACTTCGGCATGGTACAGCAGCCTATCGGCTACCACGGGCTCAGCGTGACAACGATGCATGATCTGACGACCATTCGCTTCCGTAACCCTTCAAAAAACGTTGTGTCTTTTACTATAAAGCAGCAAATATACAAAGGTGTGAACAAGTATGTTGCCCGTAAGTCGGCAGTAATTCTGACGCCAACAGACTTCGTGAAGCAGGATATTGTCAACTACACCGGTGTAAAGCCCGATAAAATTACCGTGACCTACGAAGCAGCTGACAAAATTGAGGACATACCCGAACCCGTTTCGGCAGTGGCAGGTAAGCGGTTTGTGATGTATCTTGGCCGGCCTTTGCCGCACAAAAACCTTGGCAGACTTATCGATGCTTTTGAGCTGCTTAAACAGACGCAGCCCGATCTGATGCTGGTGCTGGCCGGCAAAACCGACCCGCTGTACGAACAACACTATGAAGACGTGCAGAAGCGTCGCATCTCTGACGTGATCTTTACGGGTTTCGTCAGCGAAGGTCAATTACGCTGGCTGTACGAAAACTGCCAGGCATATGTCTTTCCGACGCTCAGTGAAGGTTTCGGCCTGCCAGGTCTGGAGGCGATGATACACGGCGCGCCAGTCGTCAGTAGTAATGCTACCTGTCTGCCGGAAGTCTACGGCGACGCTGCTCACTATTTTGATCCGCTGGATGTGCCAGCCATAGCAAAAGCCATGAATGACGTCTTAACTAACCAAAAATTACGCAATGGTCTGATACAGAAAGGTGGTTTGCAGGCTGCTGGCTATTCCTGGGAGCGCATGGCGCGGCAGACGCTCGACGTCTATAATAAAGCGCTCGGTGCGTAA
- a CDS encoding YidC/Oxa1 family membrane protein insertase, with protein sequence MFTTFIVQPIFNLLVLIYAVLPGHNFGLAIIIFTIIIRLLLWPLVKKQLHQAKLMRKIQPELKKIAKQTKGDKVKQGQMQMELYKERGINPFSSIGVALLQLPVLIGLYIGLQRVIKDPNQMVDFAYPALQNLGWMQQLSDNIKLFDSSLFGIVDLGRAAIGPQGLYVPALIIVLASAVTQYFQAKQLMPNDKDARSLRAIMKDAGAGKQADQSEVSAAIGRSTRYILPVMIFVFTVNIASALGLYWFIGGLVAFIQQSIVLGGDSKEMEELSESGTSSSSKKSGKNTKDTMAIPEAEIIDSKSSKLADKTDMLAAKSSKKTKSFQPKSGSTVTSVTYGKKQRRR encoded by the coding sequence ATGTTTACTACTTTTATTGTGCAGCCCATTTTTAACCTGCTGGTACTGATTTATGCAGTGCTGCCTGGTCATAATTTTGGTCTGGCGATTATTATCTTTACAATCATCATCCGCTTATTGCTGTGGCCATTAGTCAAAAAGCAGTTGCACCAGGCAAAACTGATGCGCAAGATTCAGCCTGAACTGAAGAAGATCGCCAAGCAAACCAAAGGCGACAAAGTGAAACAGGGCCAGATGCAAATGGAGCTCTATAAGGAACGGGGCATCAATCCGTTTAGCTCAATCGGCGTCGCTTTACTGCAACTACCGGTGCTCATCGGCCTATATATTGGACTGCAGCGCGTCATTAAGGACCCGAACCAGATGGTCGACTTTGCCTATCCGGCACTGCAAAACCTCGGTTGGATGCAACAGCTGTCTGACAATATTAAATTATTCGATAGTTCCCTGTTTGGCATTGTCGACCTCGGCCGGGCCGCCATTGGGCCACAAGGCCTGTATGTACCGGCATTGATCATCGTGCTGGCCAGTGCTGTCACCCAGTATTTCCAGGCCAAGCAGCTGATGCCAAATGACAAAGACGCTCGCAGCCTGCGAGCCATCATGAAGGACGCTGGTGCCGGCAAGCAGGCCGATCAATCGGAGGTCAGCGCCGCCATTGGTCGCAGTACCCGCTATATTTTACCCGTGATGATATTCGTGTTCACCGTCAATATCGCTTCGGCGCTTGGCCTGTACTGGTTTATCGGCGGACTGGTAGCATTCATCCAGCAGTCTATCGTGCTCGGTGGGGACTCCAAGGAGATGGAAGAGCTGAGCGAGAGCGGTACGAGTAGTTCTAGCAAGAAATCCGGCAAAAATACGAAAGACACGATGGCCATCCCGGAAGCAGAGATTATCGATTCAAAATCATCAAAATTAGCAGACAAAACGGACATGCTAGCGGCAAAATCATCCAAAAAAACAAAATCGTTCCAACCAAAATCCGGCTCCACCGTCACTAGTGTGACGTACGGTAAGAAGCAAAGGAGGAGATAA